A window of the Bradyrhizobium ottawaense genome harbors these coding sequences:
- a CDS encoding nuclear transport factor 2 family protein: protein MTMTALDKWYGYMKSHDHAALWELLHPDAVFESPVVHTPQRGRDITFKYLSSAEKVLGGPGFKYIGEWRSDTGAVLEFENEIEGIKINGVDIITFSADDRIIHFKVMVRPLKGMNLLHRLMGEQLAKETAKQ, encoded by the coding sequence ATGACCATGACCGCACTCGACAAGTGGTACGGCTACATGAAGTCCCACGACCACGCGGCGCTGTGGGAGCTGCTGCACCCCGATGCGGTGTTCGAAAGCCCGGTCGTGCACACGCCGCAACGCGGGCGCGACATCACCTTCAAATATCTGTCGAGCGCCGAGAAGGTGCTGGGCGGTCCGGGCTTCAAATATATCGGCGAATGGCGCAGCGACACCGGCGCGGTGCTCGAATTCGAAAACGAGATCGAAGGCATCAAGATCAACGGCGTCGACATCATCACCTTCAGCGCCGATGACCGCATCATTCATTTCAAGGTGATGGTGCGCCCGCTCAAGGGAATGAATCTGCTGCATCGCCTGATGGGAGAACAGCTCGCCAAGGAAACCGCGAAGCAGTGA
- a CDS encoding acyl-CoA dehydrogenase C-terminal domain-containing protein → MPTYKAPVEDVTFLLNDVFQIDRYDNLPGFTDASADVREAIIGEAAKLSEEVLQPLNRTGDLEGCVRHDDGSVTTPKGFKEAFKQVAEGGWLGLSAPAEYGGQGLPVTLSQVVTEFQSAANMAFSMYGGLTMGATAALMVHGRPEQKKMFVPKMVAGEWTGTMNLTEPQCGTDLGLLRTKAVKQADGSYKITGTKIFISAGEHDLADNIIHLVLARIEGAPAGIKGVSLFVVPKILVNADGSLGARNGVSCGSIEHKMGIHGNATCVMNYDSATGWLIGEENKGMQGMFVMMNEARLGVAVQGLAQSEVAYQNAVNYARERLQGRSLTGPKAPDKPADPIIVHPDVRRVLLTIRAFNEAARAMVVWTALKSDVAHRSSDPKDRQEADDHMGLMTPVMKGVMTDVGFSNAVLAQQMYGGHGYIAEHGMEQFVRDARIAMLYEGANGIQALDLVGRKLPRDGGRAVMAFFGEVAAFAKEHGADDAMKPFVTPLSAALGHLQQATGWLMQNAMAKPDNAGAAATDYMQLFGLVTFGYMWARMAKVAQDKMAGTGATPYLSTKLVTGRFFMERMLPETSVHLARIQSGAATTMELAAEAF, encoded by the coding sequence ATGCCGACCTACAAAGCCCCTGTGGAAGACGTCACCTTCCTGCTCAACGACGTCTTCCAGATCGATCGCTACGACAATCTGCCCGGTTTTACCGATGCCTCCGCCGACGTGCGCGAAGCGATCATCGGCGAGGCGGCCAAGTTGAGCGAAGAGGTGCTGCAGCCGCTCAATCGTACCGGCGATCTCGAAGGCTGCGTCCGTCACGATGACGGCAGCGTCACCACGCCGAAGGGTTTTAAGGAAGCCTTCAAGCAGGTCGCCGAAGGCGGTTGGCTCGGGCTGTCGGCGCCTGCGGAATATGGCGGGCAGGGACTGCCGGTGACGCTGAGCCAGGTCGTCACCGAATTCCAGAGCGCGGCCAACATGGCGTTTTCGATGTATGGCGGCCTGACCATGGGCGCGACCGCGGCGCTGATGGTGCACGGCAGGCCGGAACAGAAGAAGATGTTCGTGCCGAAGATGGTGGCGGGCGAGTGGACCGGCACCATGAACCTGACCGAGCCGCAATGCGGCACCGATCTCGGCCTGTTGCGCACCAAGGCGGTCAAGCAGGCCGACGGCAGCTACAAGATTACGGGCACCAAGATCTTCATCTCGGCCGGCGAGCATGATCTCGCCGACAACATCATCCATCTGGTGCTGGCGCGCATCGAAGGCGCGCCGGCCGGCATCAAGGGCGTGTCGCTGTTCGTGGTGCCGAAGATCCTGGTCAATGCCGACGGCTCGCTCGGTGCCCGCAACGGTGTCTCCTGCGGCTCGATCGAGCACAAGATGGGCATCCACGGCAACGCCACCTGCGTGATGAATTACGACAGCGCCACCGGCTGGCTGATCGGCGAGGAAAACAAGGGCATGCAGGGCATGTTTGTGATGATGAACGAAGCCCGCCTCGGCGTCGCCGTGCAGGGCCTCGCGCAATCCGAAGTCGCCTACCAGAACGCCGTGAACTATGCGCGCGAGCGCCTGCAGGGCCGTTCGCTGACCGGGCCGAAGGCGCCGGACAAGCCGGCCGATCCGATCATCGTGCATCCCGACGTGCGCCGCGTGCTGCTCACCATCCGCGCCTTCAACGAGGCGGCGCGCGCCATGGTGGTGTGGACCGCGCTGAAGAGCGACGTCGCCCATCGCTCCTCCGACCCCAAGGATCGCCAGGAGGCCGACGACCACATGGGCCTGATGACCCCGGTCATGAAGGGCGTGATGACCGACGTCGGCTTCTCCAATGCGGTGCTGGCGCAGCAGATGTATGGCGGCCACGGTTACATCGCCGAACACGGCATGGAGCAGTTCGTCCGCGATGCGCGCATTGCCATGCTCTATGAAGGCGCCAACGGCATCCAGGCGCTCGACCTCGTCGGCCGCAAGCTGCCGCGCGACGGCGGCCGCGCCGTGATGGCGTTCTTCGGCGAAGTCGCCGCGTTCGCCAAGGAGCACGGCGCCGACGACGCCATGAAGCCGTTCGTGACGCCGCTGTCGGCCGCACTCGGCCACCTGCAGCAGGCCACCGGGTGGCTGATGCAGAATGCGATGGCGAAGCCCGACAACGCCGGTGCCGCCGCCACCGACTACATGCAATTGTTCGGCCTCGTCACCTTTGGCTACATGTGGGCTCGCATGGCCAAAGTGGCGCAGGACAAGATGGCGGGCACAGGCGCCACGCCCTATCTGAGCACCAAGCTGGTGACCGGCCGCTTCTTCATGGAGCGGATGTTGCCGGAAACATCAGTCCATCTCGCGCGCATCCAGTCCGGCGCGGCGACCACGATGGAACTGGCGGCGGAAGCGTTCTGA
- a CDS encoding acetyl-CoA C-acetyltransferase yields the protein MPEAYIYDHVRTPRGRGKADGSLHEVTALALATVPLRALKERNNLPEDVVDDVILGVVDPVGEAGSDIARFAAMKAGLGEAVPGVQISRFCASGLDAVNFAAAQIMAGQHELVIGGGAESMSRVGIGASGGAWPMDPSMAVPSYFMPQGVSADLIATKYGFSRDDVDAYAVQSQQRAAKAWDEGRFKNSVVPVKDINGLTILAKDEHMRPTTTMQSLGQLQASFAAVGQMGGFDAVAIQAHPEVERINYVHHAGNSSGIVDGAGAVLLGSKEAGARHGLKARAKIRAFANIGSEPAMMLTGPVDVTEKLFERSGMKKSDIDLFELNEAFASVVLRYMQAFEIDPSKINVNGGAIALGHPLGATGAMILGTVLDELERTNKQTALVTLCIGGGMGTATIIERV from the coding sequence ATGCCCGAGGCATATATCTACGATCACGTTCGCACCCCGCGCGGCCGCGGCAAGGCCGATGGCTCGCTCCATGAGGTCACCGCGCTGGCGCTGGCGACGGTGCCGCTGCGGGCGCTCAAGGAACGCAACAACCTTCCCGAAGACGTCGTCGACGACGTCATCCTCGGCGTGGTCGATCCGGTCGGCGAAGCCGGCTCCGACATCGCCCGCTTTGCTGCGATGAAGGCCGGCCTCGGCGAGGCCGTGCCCGGCGTCCAGATCAGCCGCTTCTGCGCCTCCGGCCTCGATGCCGTCAATTTCGCCGCCGCCCAGATCATGGCCGGCCAGCATGAACTCGTGATCGGCGGCGGCGCCGAATCGATGAGCCGCGTCGGCATCGGCGCCTCCGGCGGCGCCTGGCCGATGGACCCGTCGATGGCGGTGCCGTCCTATTTCATGCCGCAGGGCGTCTCGGCCGATCTGATCGCGACCAAATATGGGTTTTCGCGCGACGATGTCGACGCCTATGCCGTGCAGAGCCAGCAGCGCGCGGCAAAAGCCTGGGACGAGGGCCGCTTCAAGAATTCCGTGGTGCCGGTCAAGGACATCAACGGGCTGACGATTTTGGCCAAGGATGAGCACATGCGGCCGACCACGACAATGCAGTCGCTCGGCCAGTTGCAGGCGTCGTTCGCGGCGGTGGGCCAGATGGGCGGCTTCGATGCTGTCGCGATCCAGGCGCATCCCGAAGTCGAGCGCATCAACTATGTGCATCACGCCGGCAACTCCTCCGGCATCGTCGACGGCGCCGGTGCGGTGCTGCTCGGCAGCAAGGAAGCCGGCGCCAGGCACGGCCTGAAGGCCCGCGCGAAAATCCGCGCCTTCGCCAATATCGGCTCGGAGCCGGCGATGATGCTGACCGGCCCGGTCGACGTCACCGAAAAGCTGTTCGAGCGTTCCGGCATGAAGAAGTCGGACATCGACCTGTTCGAGCTCAACGAGGCCTTTGCCTCGGTGGTGCTGCGCTACATGCAGGCGTTCGAGATCGATCCTTCCAAGATCAACGTCAATGGCGGCGCGATCGCGCTCGGCCATCCCCTCGGCGCCACCGGCGCCATGATCCTCGGCACCGTGCTCGACGAGCTCGAACGCACCAACAAACAGACCGCGCTGGTGACCCTGTGCATCGGCGGCGGCATGGGCACCGCTACGATCATCGAGCGGGTCTAA